One window of Hymenobacter sp. BRD128 genomic DNA carries:
- a CDS encoding amino acid permease, which translates to MLTKSLDLLRQEAAETGAGTLKRSLNGVSLIALGIGVIIGAGLFSLTGIAAANNAGPAVTLSFVVAAVGCAFSALCYAEFAALVPVAGSAYTYAYATMGELFAWIIGWDLVLEYSVGAATVAISWSQYLLKFLSKYGLHLPAQLVLSPFDAPAKLADGSVVHGLVNLPAMLIVLVITAVIIRGTSGSAWFNALVVALKVSVVLIFIVLGWKYINPANYHPYIPENTGKFGEFGLSGVLRGAGVVFFVFIGFDIVATMAQETKNPQRNMPIGIIGSLVVCTILFVLFGYVMTGLANYKEFKDSAAPVAIAIEKTPYAWLSGAIIGAILIGYTSVILVDLLGQSRVFFSMAKDGLLPPVFAKVHPTFRTPVQSNLLLGAFIALFAGFVPISVVGEMTSIGTLLAFVMVCLGVLIMRRTNPDAPRSFRTPWVPLVPILGIATCVLMMVSLPWETWLRLAVWLAIGLAIYFGYGKQHSKLRQQAAARR; encoded by the coding sequence ATGCTGACAAAATCACTGGACCTGCTGCGGCAGGAAGCGGCCGAGACGGGCGCGGGTACCCTCAAGCGCAGCCTCAACGGCGTGAGCCTCATTGCGCTAGGTATTGGGGTTATCATTGGGGCGGGCTTGTTTTCGCTCACTGGCATTGCGGCGGCCAATAATGCGGGGCCGGCCGTGACGCTCTCCTTCGTGGTGGCGGCCGTAGGCTGTGCCTTTTCGGCGTTGTGCTACGCCGAGTTTGCGGCCCTGGTGCCGGTGGCCGGCTCGGCCTACACCTACGCTTACGCCACGATGGGCGAATTATTTGCCTGGATTATCGGCTGGGACCTCGTGCTCGAATACTCGGTGGGCGCCGCCACGGTGGCCATCAGCTGGTCGCAATACCTGCTCAAGTTTCTGAGTAAATACGGCCTGCACTTGCCCGCGCAGCTCGTGCTTTCGCCCTTCGATGCCCCGGCCAAACTTGCCGATGGCTCGGTGGTGCACGGGCTGGTCAACCTGCCGGCCATGCTCATTGTGCTGGTTATCACGGCCGTTATTATTCGGGGCACGTCGGGCTCGGCGTGGTTCAATGCCTTGGTAGTGGCCCTGAAAGTGTCAGTGGTGCTGATATTTATCGTGCTAGGCTGGAAGTACATCAACCCGGCCAATTATCACCCCTACATTCCCGAAAATACCGGCAAGTTTGGCGAGTTTGGCCTGAGCGGCGTGTTGCGCGGGGCGGGCGTGGTGTTCTTCGTATTCATCGGCTTCGACATCGTGGCCACCATGGCGCAGGAAACCAAGAATCCGCAGCGCAACATGCCCATCGGCATCATCGGCTCGCTGGTGGTGTGCACCATTTTATTTGTGCTCTTCGGCTACGTCATGACCGGGCTGGCCAACTACAAAGAGTTTAAGGACAGCGCCGCACCGGTGGCCATCGCCATCGAAAAAACGCCCTACGCCTGGCTCAGCGGGGCTATTATCGGGGCCATTCTCATTGGCTACACCTCGGTTATTCTGGTCGATTTGCTCGGGCAGTCGCGGGTGTTTTTCTCGATGGCGAAGGACGGCTTGCTGCCGCCGGTTTTTGCCAAAGTGCACCCCACGTTCCGCACGCCGGTGCAGTCCAACCTACTGCTGGGGGCATTTATCGCGCTGTTCGCGGGCTTCGTGCCTATCTCGGTGGTGGGCGAAATGACGAGCATCGGCACGCTGCTGGCCTTCGTGATGGTGTGCCTGGGCGTGCTCATCATGCGCCGCACCAACCCCGACGCCCCGCGCAGCTTCCGCACGCCGTGGGTGCCGCTGGTGCCCATCCTGGGCATCGCCACCTGCGTACTAATGATGGTGAGCCTGCCCTGGGAAACCTGGTTGCGGCTGGCCGTGTGGCTGGCCATCGGGCTAGCCATTTACTTCGGCTACGGCAAGCAGCACAGCAAATTGCGCCAGCAGGCAGCAGCCCGCCGCTAA
- a CDS encoding Gfo/Idh/MocA family protein, with protein MTRTSLVRFAICGVGHIGRRHAALVARHAGASLVALIDVRAELRASLAAEFPAVPFYASLGEYLQSGPAADVLTVATPNGLHAPQAVAGLRAGLHVVIEKPIALHTADAELIVHTARQTGRLAFGVMQNRYSPPAAWLKQVVDEGRLGEVFLVQLNCFWNRDARYYQPGGWRGTQALDGGTLFTQFSHFVDLLYWVFGDITNIAARFRDFTHQGITEFEDSGLVTFDLVRGGSGTLSYSTAVWDRNLESSLTVVAARGALRIGGQYLDKVEYCHLQDYEMPPLPPTNPANDYGPYQGSAANHVQVIDNVVATLQQRSAATTNALDGLKVVEIIERIYALR; from the coding sequence GTGACACGCACTTCTCTCGTTCGCTTCGCCATTTGCGGCGTGGGCCACATCGGCCGGCGCCACGCGGCGCTGGTGGCGCGCCACGCCGGGGCTAGCCTGGTGGCGCTCATCGACGTGCGCGCCGAGCTGCGGGCTAGCCTCGCGGCCGAATTTCCTGCGGTGCCCTTCTACGCTTCTTTAGGAGAATACCTGCAAAGCGGCCCCGCCGCCGACGTGCTCACCGTGGCCACGCCCAACGGCCTGCACGCGCCGCAAGCCGTGGCGGGCTTGCGCGCCGGGCTGCACGTGGTCATCGAAAAACCCATTGCCCTGCACACCGCCGATGCCGAGCTTATCGTGCACACGGCCCGGCAAACCGGCCGGCTAGCCTTCGGGGTGATGCAAAACCGCTACTCGCCGCCCGCCGCCTGGCTCAAGCAGGTGGTGGACGAGGGCCGGCTGGGGGAGGTGTTTCTGGTGCAGCTCAACTGCTTCTGGAACCGCGATGCACGCTACTACCAGCCCGGCGGCTGGCGCGGCACTCAGGCCCTGGATGGCGGCACGCTCTTCACGCAGTTCAGCCACTTCGTGGATTTATTGTACTGGGTTTTTGGCGACATTACCAATATTGCGGCGCGCTTTCGCGACTTCACGCACCAGGGCATTACCGAGTTTGAGGATAGCGGCCTCGTCACCTTCGACCTGGTGCGCGGGGGCAGCGGCACGCTCAGCTACAGCACCGCCGTGTGGGACCGCAACCTCGAAAGCTCGCTCACGGTGGTGGCCGCGCGCGGCGCGCTGCGCATCGGCGGCCAGTACCTCGACAAGGTCGAGTATTGCCACCTGCAAGACTACGAAATGCCCCCGCTGCCGCCCACCAACCCCGCCAACGACTACGGTCCCTACCAGGGCTCGGCCGCCAACCATGTGCAGGTGATTGACAACGTGGTAGCTACCCTGCAACAGCGCAGCGCCGCCACGACCAACGCGCTGGATGGCCTGAAAGTAGTGGAAATAATCGAGCGAATTTATGCCCTCCGCTAG
- a CDS encoding type II toxin-antitoxin system HigA family antitoxin, which translates to MTLRPLKTEQQYDELLHWLDEQFDQQVLPDSPAGEQVQIALMLVRAYEDEHYPVPLPDPIAAIQLKMAEQGLKPKDLVGQIGSKSYVSAILNRRKPLTLAMARFFYQKLHIPASVLLA; encoded by the coding sequence ATGACCCTGCGACCGCTTAAAACCGAACAGCAATATGATGAATTGCTGCACTGGCTGGACGAGCAGTTTGACCAGCAGGTACTGCCCGACTCGCCGGCCGGCGAGCAGGTACAAATAGCCCTAATGCTGGTACGAGCCTATGAGGATGAGCACTATCCAGTGCCATTGCCTGACCCTATTGCCGCTATTCAGCTGAAAATGGCTGAGCAGGGATTGAAGCCCAAAGACTTGGTAGGCCAGATTGGCAGTAAAAGCTACGTATCGGCTATTCTGAATCGGCGCAAGCCATTGACCCTGGCTATGGCGCGCTTTTTTTACCAAAAATTGCACATTCCGGCGAGTGTGCTTTTGGCATAA
- a CDS encoding type II toxin-antitoxin system HigB family toxin yields the protein MNSGLVTVFNIIARRTLLAYCKQYPAASVALQQWYAEMLDREFATFNQLKAVYASANLVGDDRVVFDIMGNKYRLVVRVIFAYKVMQVKWFGTHKEYDQVEVATIQFPNS from the coding sequence GTGAACTCCGGCCTTGTCACTGTGTTTAATATTATCGCTCGCCGAACGCTGCTGGCTTATTGCAAGCAGTATCCGGCTGCATCCGTGGCGTTGCAGCAATGGTATGCCGAAATGCTCGACAGGGAATTTGCCACCTTTAATCAGTTGAAGGCGGTATATGCTTCGGCCAATTTGGTAGGCGATGACCGGGTAGTATTCGATATAATGGGTAATAAGTATCGCCTGGTAGTGCGGGTAATATTCGCGTACAAAGTCATGCAAGTCAAATGGTTTGGAACGCATAAAGAGTATGACCAAGTAGAAGTAGCCACCATTCAATTTCCTAATTCATGA
- a CDS encoding DegT/DnrJ/EryC1/StrS family aminotransferase — protein MPDLFPIHLLDLAAEHAAYQAELDAAWRETVQQAAFIQGPAVGEFATELGAHLGGAHVVPCANGTDALTLALLSLGLPPGTEVIVPAFTYVATLEAAALLGLKPVLVDVLPDTFNVDPAAVRAALTPRTGAVVVVHLFGQCADLEELTAICQPAGVALIEDNAQALGATFSFASGATAYAGTVGEVGTTSFFPSKNLGCLGDGGALFTRDAACASLLRQLANHGQSQKYRHQRIGLNSRLDTLQAALLRVKLRHLPAAQHRRQAVAVRYDAALASLPGLHLPARDPRSSHVFHQYTIKVEGAGRRDALQAHLQAHGVPSAVYYPLPVHAQPAYAYLGYRLGQFPVAERLCRQVLSLPVHPELSEAQVAYVAAVVSAF, from the coding sequence TTGCCCGATTTGTTTCCCATTCACCTGCTCGACCTGGCGGCCGAGCACGCCGCCTACCAGGCCGAGCTGGATGCCGCCTGGCGCGAAACCGTGCAGCAGGCCGCCTTCATTCAGGGGCCGGCCGTGGGCGAGTTTGCTACCGAGCTGGGCGCGCACCTGGGCGGCGCGCACGTAGTGCCCTGCGCCAATGGTACCGATGCCCTCACCCTGGCCCTGCTGAGCCTGGGGCTGCCGCCCGGCACCGAGGTTATCGTGCCGGCTTTCACCTACGTGGCCACGCTGGAGGCGGCGGCCTTGCTAGGCCTGAAGCCTGTTTTGGTGGATGTGTTGCCCGACACGTTTAACGTGGACCCGGCGGCGGTGCGGGCGGCGCTCACGCCGCGTACCGGGGCCGTGGTAGTAGTGCATTTATTCGGGCAATGCGCTGATTTAGAAGAGTTGACTGCAATTTGCCAGCCAGCCGGCGTGGCCTTGATTGAGGATAATGCGCAGGCGCTCGGGGCCACGTTCTCTTTCGCCAGCGGCGCAACGGCCTACGCCGGCACGGTGGGCGAGGTGGGCACGACGTCCTTTTTTCCGAGTAAAAACCTGGGCTGCCTCGGCGATGGCGGCGCCTTGTTTACCCGCGACGCGGCTTGCGCTAGCCTGCTGCGTCAGCTCGCCAACCACGGCCAAAGTCAGAAATACCGGCACCAGCGCATCGGCCTCAACTCGCGCCTCGATACCCTGCAAGCCGCCCTGCTGCGCGTGAAGCTGCGCCACCTGCCCGCCGCCCAGCACCGCCGCCAGGCCGTGGCCGTCCGCTACGATGCCGCGCTGGCTAGCCTGCCCGGCCTGCACCTGCCGGCCCGCGACCCGCGCAGCAGCCACGTGTTTCACCAGTACACCATCAAGGTGGAAGGCGCGGGCCGGCGCGATGCCTTGCAGGCGCACCTGCAAGCGCACGGCGTGCCGAGCGCCGTGTACTACCCCCTGCCGGTGCACGCGCAGCCGGCGTATGCGTACCTGGGCTACCGGCTAGGCCAGTTTCCGGTGGCCGAGCGGCTGTGCCGGCAGGTGCTGTCACTGCCCGTGCATCCGGAGCTATCGGAGGCGCAGGTAGCGTATGTAGCGGCGGTAGTCAGCGCGTTCTAA
- a CDS encoding glycosyltransferase family 2 protein, protein MHSGLSILIPVFNREVAALVSALRAQAADWPGPVEIVLLDDKSTDEYRLKNRALASLPGVRYAELPANVGRAAIRNQLAGRAGHEWLLLLDNDSQLPDTQFLARYARAVHTWPATGCFIGGTTYEATPPADPALRLRWHYGRAREMRPAAARQRDPGGQLAINNAVLKSTLLQQFPLDERLSGYGHEDTRFGLELVRAGIIVQHLNNPVLHDGLEPAAVFLEKSQQAVRNLAQVLRTEGLGLIPG, encoded by the coding sequence ATGCATTCCGGCCTGTCTATCCTGATTCCGGTGTTTAACCGCGAGGTGGCGGCTTTGGTGAGCGCGCTGCGCGCACAGGCGGCCGACTGGCCGGGGCCAGTCGAAATCGTGCTGCTGGATGACAAATCGACCGACGAATACCGGCTGAAAAACCGCGCGCTGGCTAGCCTGCCCGGCGTGCGCTACGCCGAGCTGCCCGCCAACGTGGGCCGCGCGGCTATCCGCAACCAGTTGGCGGGCAGGGCTGGCCACGAGTGGCTGCTGCTGCTCGACAATGACAGTCAGCTGCCCGATACTCAGTTTTTGGCCCGCTATGCCCGGGCGGTGCACACGTGGCCCGCCACTGGCTGCTTCATTGGCGGCACTACCTACGAGGCCACGCCGCCCGCCGACCCCGCCCTGCGCCTGCGCTGGCACTACGGCCGCGCCCGCGAGATGCGCCCCGCCGCTGCCCGCCAGCGCGACCCCGGCGGCCAGCTTGCTATTAATAATGCAGTGCTAAAAAGCACGTTACTACAACAGTTTCCACTGGATGAGCGCTTGAGTGGCTACGGCCACGAGGACACGCGCTTTGGCCTGGAGCTGGTAAGAGCCGGAATAATTGTGCAGCACCTGAACAACCCGGTGCTGCACGACGGCCTGGAGCCGGCCGCTGTTTTTCTCGAAAAAAGCCAGCAGGCCGTGCGCAACCTGGCGCAGGTGCTGCGCACCGAGGGGCTCGGGCTGATACCCGGCTAG
- a CDS encoding cell division ATP-binding protein FtsE, with product MTEPIAELRGATITQEERAVLENVSFALEKSEFAYLVGRTGAGKSSLLKTLYADLPLLVGAGTVAGFDLASLPVGKVPYLRRRLGIVFQDFQLLSDRSVGENLLFVLNATGWRGKARRQQRVQEVLTQVGLSGVAGRMPHRLSGGEQQRVVIARALLNEPILLLADEPTGNLDPEVADGIMALFAEINHAGTAILMATHNFQLLEKYPHRVLTCKDGQLLDSARA from the coding sequence ATGACCGAGCCGATAGCTGAGCTGCGCGGAGCTACCATCACCCAGGAAGAGCGGGCGGTGCTCGAAAACGTTTCTTTTGCGCTGGAAAAGAGCGAGTTTGCCTATTTGGTGGGGCGTACCGGCGCGGGTAAGTCGTCGCTGCTCAAAACCCTGTATGCCGACCTGCCGCTGCTGGTGGGCGCGGGCACGGTAGCGGGCTTCGACCTGGCTAGCCTGCCCGTGGGCAAGGTGCCTTATTTGAGGCGCCGGCTAGGCATCGTATTTCAGGATTTTCAACTCCTGAGCGACCGCTCGGTAGGTGAAAACCTGCTGTTTGTGCTCAACGCCACCGGCTGGCGCGGCAAGGCCCGCAGGCAGCAGCGCGTGCAGGAAGTGCTGACCCAGGTGGGCCTGAGCGGCGTAGCGGGCCGCATGCCGCACCGCCTCTCGGGCGGCGAGCAGCAGCGCGTGGTGATAGCGCGCGCGCTCTTGAATGAGCCCATATTGCTGCTGGCCGACGAGCCTACCGGCAACCTCGACCCCGAGGTGGCCGACGGCATCATGGCCCTGTTTGCCGAAATCAACCATGCAGGCACGGCCATCCTAATGGCGACGCACAATTTTCAATTGCTGGAAAAATATCCGCACCGCGTGCTTACGTGTAAGGACGGGCAGCTGCTGGATTCGGCGCGGGCCTAG
- a CDS encoding fructose-6-phosphate aldolase, producing the protein MYIIKVKGKAKIPDYIQLRDENFVLIAYFRADRPLKDLHRYGLEGQEVPLAAVIAELEFGKLRKLEL; encoded by the coding sequence GTGTACATTATCAAAGTAAAAGGCAAGGCCAAGATTCCGGATTATATCCAGCTGCGCGATGAGAATTTCGTGCTGATTGCCTATTTCCGGGCCGACCGGCCGCTCAAAGACCTGCACCGCTACGGCCTCGAAGGCCAGGAAGTGCCCCTGGCCGCCGTTATTGCGGAGCTGGAATTTGGGAAGCTGCGCAAGCTCGAACTCTGA
- the fsa gene encoding fructose-6-phosphate aldolase, producing MKFFVDTANLAEIQEAVDLGVLDGVTTNPSLMAKEGIRGTDAVLAHYRAICDIVDGDVSAEVIATDYEGIIREGEALADLHPNIVVKVPMIKEGVKAIKYFSDKGIRTNCTLIFSAGQALLAAKAGATYVSPFVGRLDDIGADGLGLIAQIIEIFANYGYATEVLAASVRHVPHLIQCAELGADVVTCPLNVITGLLNHPLTDKGLATFLADHRKVNA from the coding sequence ATGAAATTTTTCGTTGATACGGCCAACCTGGCCGAAATTCAGGAGGCCGTGGACCTCGGCGTGCTCGATGGCGTCACTACCAATCCCTCGCTGATGGCCAAAGAAGGCATCCGGGGCACCGATGCCGTGCTGGCTCACTACCGCGCCATCTGCGACATCGTGGACGGCGACGTATCGGCCGAAGTCATTGCCACCGACTACGAGGGCATCATCCGCGAGGGCGAGGCCCTGGCCGACCTGCACCCCAACATTGTGGTGAAAGTGCCCATGATTAAAGAGGGCGTGAAAGCCATCAAGTATTTCAGCGACAAGGGTATTCGCACCAATTGCACGCTCATTTTTTCGGCCGGGCAGGCGCTGCTGGCCGCCAAGGCTGGCGCCACCTACGTGTCGCCCTTCGTAGGTCGCCTCGATGATATTGGCGCCGACGGCCTGGGTTTGATTGCCCAGATTATTGAGATTTTTGCCAACTACGGCTACGCCACCGAGGTGCTGGCCGCCAGCGTGCGCCACGTGCCGCACCTCATTCAGTGTGCCGAGCTGGGCGCCGACGTGGTGACCTGCCCGCTCAACGTGATTACCGGCCTGCTCAACCACCCGCTGACGGACAAGGGCCTAGCCACCTTCCTGGCCGACCATAGAAAGGTGAACGCTTAG
- the guaA gene encoding glutamine-hydrolyzing GMP synthase produces MQQILILDFGSQYTQLIARRIRELHVFCEIHPYTHASQLAERISAGDLRGVILSGSPCSVRDADAPNPDLSGILGKVPVLGICYGAQLLAQQGGGEVLPATIREYGRARLTRLDEASPLLRGLHVDTQVWMSHGDTIKTLPTDYQTIASTPEVAVAAYKLPGQDTYGIQFHPEVTHSTEGRQLLENFVVGICGCDQSWTPEHFVDSMVEALQTTVGPDDQVILGLSGGVDSSVAALLLHRAIGPRLHGIFVDNGLLRQDEFASVLKAYEGLGLNVTGVRAAPEFYKALEGLSDPEQKRKAIGRTFIEVFDREAQKVEGARWLAQGTIYPDVIESVSVHGGPAVTIKSHHNVGGLPEKMNLKIVEPLRMLFKDEVREVGATLGLPGEILNRHPFPGPGLGIRILGDITPEKVDLLQRADGVFINLLKERGLYEQVWQAGAMLLPVQSVGVMGDERTYERVVALRAVTSVDGMTADWAHLPYDFLADVSNRIINQVRGINRVVYDISSKPPATIEWE; encoded by the coding sequence ATGCAGCAAATTCTCATTCTAGATTTCGGCTCGCAGTACACCCAGCTCATTGCCCGGCGCATTCGCGAGCTGCACGTGTTTTGCGAAATTCACCCCTATACCCACGCCTCCCAGCTGGCCGAGCGCATCAGTGCCGGCGACCTGCGGGGCGTTATTCTTTCGGGCTCGCCCTGCTCGGTGCGCGACGCCGACGCGCCCAACCCTGACTTGAGCGGGATACTGGGTAAGGTGCCGGTGCTGGGCATCTGCTACGGCGCGCAGCTGCTGGCCCAGCAGGGCGGCGGCGAGGTGCTGCCCGCCACCATCCGCGAATACGGCCGGGCGCGGCTCACGCGCCTCGACGAAGCGTCGCCGCTGCTGCGCGGGCTGCACGTCGATACGCAGGTGTGGATGTCGCACGGCGACACGATTAAGACGCTGCCGACTGATTATCAAACCATTGCCAGCACGCCCGAAGTGGCCGTGGCGGCCTATAAGCTGCCCGGCCAGGATACCTACGGCATTCAGTTTCACCCCGAGGTGACGCACTCGACCGAGGGCCGGCAGCTGCTCGAAAACTTCGTGGTGGGCATCTGCGGCTGCGACCAGAGCTGGACGCCCGAGCACTTCGTAGACTCGATGGTAGAGGCCCTGCAAACCACCGTCGGCCCCGACGACCAGGTGATACTGGGCCTCTCGGGCGGGGTGGATAGCAGCGTAGCGGCGCTGCTGCTGCACCGCGCCATCGGCCCGCGCCTGCACGGCATTTTTGTCGATAATGGCCTGCTGCGGCAGGATGAGTTTGCCTCCGTGCTGAAGGCCTATGAAGGTCTGGGCCTGAACGTGACCGGCGTGCGCGCCGCGCCGGAATTTTACAAGGCGCTCGAAGGGCTGAGCGACCCCGAGCAGAAGCGCAAGGCCATCGGCCGCACGTTTATCGAAGTATTCGACCGCGAGGCGCAGAAAGTGGAGGGCGCGCGCTGGCTAGCCCAGGGCACCATTTATCCCGACGTGATTGAGTCGGTATCGGTGCACGGCGGCCCGGCCGTGACCATTAAGAGCCACCACAACGTGGGCGGCCTGCCCGAGAAGATGAACCTCAAAATCGTGGAGCCGCTCCGCATGCTCTTCAAGGATGAGGTGCGCGAGGTGGGCGCCACGCTGGGCCTGCCCGGCGAGATTCTGAACCGCCACCCCTTCCCCGGCCCCGGCCTGGGCATCCGCATCCTGGGCGACATCACACCCGAGAAAGTGGACCTGCTCCAGCGCGCCGACGGCGTGTTTATCAACCTGTTGAAAGAGCGTGGCCTCTACGAGCAGGTGTGGCAGGCCGGTGCCATGCTGCTGCCCGTGCAGAGCGTGGGCGTGATGGGCGATGAGCGCACCTACGAGCGCGTGGTGGCCCTGCGCGCCGTAACCAGCGTGGACGGCATGACCGCCGACTGGGCCCACCTGCCCTACGATTTCCTGGCCGACGTGAGCAACCGCATCATCAACCAGGTACGCGGCATCAACCGCGTGGTGTACGATATCAGCAGCAAGCCGCCGGCTACCATTGAGTGGGAATAA
- a CDS encoding DUF4291 domain-containing protein, with product MHLTTELYLASRQFLPVDGQHIVAHQTENQVVVYQAYNPAIALFAVENQYLGGPSFSYSRMSWIKPNFLWMMYRCGWASKENQERVLALWLDKVAFEKILNQAAFSTFSAGNYESEEAWKQELATKNVRLQWDPDHSPYGGKLTRRAMQLGLKNDTLEQFGKQQVKRIEDVTDFVLQQKVHVDNRQLAYLHVPQERVYTVDNAALAQKIGLSTWAS from the coding sequence ATGCACCTTACTACTGAGTTGTATTTGGCCTCGCGGCAATTTTTACCGGTCGATGGGCAACACATTGTTGCCCATCAGACTGAAAATCAAGTGGTAGTTTACCAAGCGTATAACCCAGCTATCGCCCTGTTTGCAGTCGAAAACCAATACCTGGGTGGCCCCAGCTTTAGCTACAGCCGCATGTCGTGGATTAAGCCTAATTTCCTGTGGATGATGTACCGCTGCGGCTGGGCCAGCAAGGAAAACCAGGAACGCGTGCTAGCGCTTTGGCTCGATAAAGTGGCCTTTGAGAAAATCCTTAATCAAGCTGCGTTCTCGACTTTCAGCGCTGGCAACTATGAGTCGGAAGAGGCCTGGAAACAGGAGTTAGCCACCAAAAACGTGCGCCTGCAATGGGACCCGGACCACAGCCCCTACGGCGGCAAGCTCACGCGACGGGCCATGCAGCTAGGGCTCAAAAACGATACGCTGGAACAGTTTGGCAAGCAGCAGGTCAAGCGCATCGAAGACGTCACCGACTTTGTGCTACAGCAAAAAGTACACGTAGATAACCGGCAATTAGCGTATTTGCATGTGCCACAAGAGCGAGTGTACACGGTAGATAATGCCGCGCTGGCGCAAAAAATAGGTCTTTCTACTTGGGCTAGCTAG
- a CDS encoding type 1 glutamine amidotransferase gives MRWHCLQHLPDEGPGHAAAWLAAHGHSLTFTRLFEPNPTFPTLAEFDGLLILGGAMSVYDEDEFPWLVPEKAFLREVLRAGTITLAICLGAQLVAQTLGGEVRRNPEPEIGFWTVRFAAKALAHPLLRGWPEKATVLHWHVDTFTVPPGAVRVGMSAGCTAQGYLWGDGIIGLQFHPEMTEDMVEKLIHFENHETAEEAEFIQTAAQIRSKLKLVWKGRKLIEQLLENMVALHEEEVAPA, from the coding sequence ATGCGCTGGCACTGCCTCCAACACCTGCCCGACGAAGGCCCCGGCCACGCCGCCGCGTGGCTGGCCGCGCACGGCCACTCGCTCACATTTACGCGGCTATTCGAGCCCAATCCGACGTTTCCGACCCTAGCGGAATTTGATGGCCTGCTGATTTTGGGCGGCGCGATGAGCGTATATGACGAGGACGAATTTCCCTGGCTAGTCCCTGAAAAGGCATTTTTGCGCGAAGTGCTGCGAGCGGGCACAATCACCCTGGCCATCTGCCTGGGCGCGCAGCTGGTAGCGCAGACCCTAGGGGGCGAGGTGCGCCGCAACCCGGAGCCGGAAATAGGCTTCTGGACGGTGCGCTTCGCGGCCAAGGCGCTGGCGCACCCGCTGCTGCGCGGCTGGCCCGAGAAGGCCACCGTGCTGCACTGGCACGTCGATACCTTCACGGTGCCGCCGGGGGCGGTGCGGGTGGGCATGTCGGCGGGCTGCACGGCGCAGGGCTATCTGTGGGGCGATGGCATTATCGGCCTCCAGTTTCACCCCGAAATGACGGAGGACATGGTGGAGAAATTAATTCATTTCGAAAACCACGAAACGGCCGAGGAAGCCGAATTTATTCAAACCGCCGCGCAGATTCGCAGCAAATTAAAATTGGTGTGGAAAGGCCGGAAATTAATTGAGCAGCTGCTGGAAAATATGGTGGCGCTGCACGAAGAAGAGGTAGCTCCTGCATAA